GCGAAGGGAGCCGGCGGAGCCTTGAGCGCCCGGCTCTACTTCCAGGACGTCGTCCTCCGCCTGCACGCCTACTGGTCCGGCCGGGGCTGCGTCCTCTTCGAGCCCTACGACGTGGAGAAGGGCGCCGGCACCATGAACCCGGCCACCTTCTTCCGCGTGTTGGGTCCCGAGCCCTGGCGCGTCGCCTACGTGGAGCCCTCCCGCAGGCCCGTGGACGCGCGCTACGGGGAGAACCCCAACCGGCTCTACCAGCACTGGCAGTACCAGGTGATCCTGAAGCCCTCGCCGGACGACGTCCAGGAGCTCTACCTGGGCAGTCTGGAGGCGCTGGGCATCGACCTCCGCCGCCACGACGTCCGCTTCGTGGAGGACAACTGGGAGGCACCCACGCTGGGCGCCTGGGGTCTGGGCTGGGAAGTCTGGCTGGACGGGATGGAGATCACCCAGTTCACCTACTTCCAGCAGGTGGGCGGCATCGAGACCCATCCGGTCTCGGCGGAGATCACGTACGGGCTGGAGCGGCTGACCAGCTACATCCAGGACGTGGAGAACGTCTTCGACATCGCCTGGGCGCCCGGCGTCAGCTACGGCGAGATCTTCCGCGAGGCGGAGGTGGAGCAGTCGCGCTACAGCTTCGAGCTGGCCGAGACGGCCACGCTCTTCCGCCTCTTCGAGGCGTACGAGCAGGAGGCGCGGCGGCTCCTGGAGGAGGAGCTGCCCGTGCCGGCCTACGACTACATCCTCAAGTGCTCGCACACCTTCAACCTGCTCGACGCGCGCAACGCCATCAGCGTCTCCGAGCGGACCGCCTACATCCTGCGCATTCGCGACCTGGCCAGGCGGGCCGCCCGCGCCTGGCTGGCGCTGCGTGAGGCGAAGGGCTACCCGCTGCTGGCGGCGGGGGCGGTCGCCGCAGCCGGGGGAACGCGCGCGTGAGCCGCGACTTCCTTCTCGAGGTGGGCGTGGAGGAGCTGCCGGCCTCCTACGTGGAGCCCGGCGCGGAGCAGCTGGCGCGGCTCCTCGGCGAGGCGCTGGCGGAGGCGCGCGTGGAGGCGGGTGAGGCGGAGCGCTGGGCCACGCCCCGCCGGCTGGCGGTCCGCTTCCGCGGCCTGCCGGAGCGGCAGCCGGACCGGGAGTGGGAGGTCCGGGGGCCGGCCGCCGCCGTCGCCTTCGACGCCCAGGGCCGGCCGACCAGGGCGGCGGAGGGCTTCGCCCGCTCGCAGGGCGTCCCGCTGGAGGCCCTGGAGGTGCGCGAGACGCCGCAGGGCGCCTACGTCTTCGCCCGCCGGCAGGAGAGCGGCCTGCCCCTCGTCCAGCTGCTGGCGCGCCTGGTCCCCGAGAGCCTCGGGCGCATCGAGTGGCCGCGCAGCATGCGCTGGGGGAGCGGCAACTTCCGGTTCGCCCGCCCCATCCGCTGGTGCGTCGCCCTGCTGGGCGAGGAAGTGGTTCCCTTCGAGCTGGCCGGCGTTCGCTCCGGGCGCGAGAGCCGCGGCCTGCGCCGGCTCCACCCCGGCCCGGTGGTCATCCCCTCGGCCTCCGACTACCCCGGGCCGCTGGAGGCGGCCGGGGTGCTGGCCGACCCGGCGCTGCGCAGGAGCCGGCTCCTGCAGGCCGCGCGCGAGGCCGCCCGCGAGGCCGGCGGCAGCCTGGTGGAGGAGGCCGGGCTGGTGGACGAGGTGACGCAGCTGGTGGAATGGCCCAGCATCCTCCTGGGCCGCTTCGACCCCGACTTCCTGCAAGTGCCCGAGGAGGTGCTGGTCACCACCCTGCGCCACCACCAGCGCTGTTTCCCCGTGCGCGGCGCCCACGACCGGTTGCTGCCGCTCTTTGTCGCCGTGCGCAACGGCGGGGGGGAGGGCGCCGAGGAAGTGCGCCGCGGTAACGAGAAGGTGGTGCGCGCCCGCCTCTCCGACGCCGCCTTCTTCTGGCGGGAGGATCTGGCCCAGCGTCCGGAGGCGTGGGTGGAGCGGCTGCGCGGCGTCCTCTTCCACGAGGGCCTGGGGAGCCTCTACGACAAGACGGAGCGGGTGCGCCGGCTGGTGGGCCGGCTGGCCGCCGAACTCGGCCTGGAGCCGGCGGTACGCACCCGGGCCGAGCGCGCGGCCTGGCTGGCCAAGGCGGACCTGGTCAGCCGCATGGTCTACGAGTTCCCCGAGCTGCAGGGGATCATGGGCGGGCACTACGCCGCGCGAAGCGGCGAGCCGCCGGAGGTGGCGCTGGCCATCCGCGAGCAGTACCTGCCGGGACAGGCGGGCGACCCGGTGCCCTCCTCGACGGAGGGGCGGCTCCTCGGCTTGGCCGACCGCCTGGACACCCTGGCCGGCCACTTCGCGGTCGGCAACCAGCCGACGGGCTCGCAAGACCCGCTCGGCCTCCGCCGCCAGGCGGCCGGGCTGATCGCCATCCTCCTGGAGTCGGGCTGGCCGCTGGCCGTCGAGCATCTGGTGGAGGAGGGGCTGGCGCTCCAGCCGGTGGAGATGGAGGCTGCCGCGCGCGCCGCGGTCCGGGAGCGGCTGCTCGACTTCCTGGCGGCGCGGGTGCGCGTCCAGATGGCCGAGGAGGGCCTGGAGCGCGACGTGATCGACTCCTGCCTGGCAGGCGGCATGGGCACCCTGGGCGACCTCTGGCGCCGGGCGCGCGCGGTGGCGGCCATGGTCGACGAGGGCCGGCTGGCCGCCGACGTACTGACGGTCTTCCGGCGGGCGGCCAACCTGGCCGGGGCGGCCGAGCGCGGGGAGCCGCGCCGGGAGCGGCTGGTGGAGCCGGAGGAGCGGCTGCTCTTCGACGCGCTGGAGGTGACCGAGCCGCGGCTGCGCGAGGCGGCCGCCTCGGCCGACTATGCCGCCTACTTCTGCCTGCTGGCCAGCCTGCGCTCGGCGCTCGATCCCTTCCTGGACCGCGTCCTGGTGATGGCCGAGGATCCCGATCTGCGCGCCAACCGGCTGGCCCTGCTGGGCTGGGTACGGCGGCTGGCGACGCTGGTGGCCGACCTGGGCCGCCTCTCCGGCGAGCGCGGACAGCTCCCGGCCGCCTAGCCCCGGGCCCGGTCCGGCAGGAACCCCGGAGGCCGAAACGAACTTCCTGGAGGCGAGGACACGAAGGGGTGTCACCGATCGCGTCGGGGGAGACGGGGCAGCCGGGGCAGGAGAGGTTCACCATCTTCGTGGTCTCCGACTCGCTCGGCGAGACCGCCGAGGTCGTGGCCCGGGCGGCCGCCAGCCAGTTCGCGCACGGCCGCATCCGCATCCACAGGATCCCGCACGCCGACAGCCCCGAGGCCGTGCGCAGCGCCATCCGGCAGGCTTCGGGCGACCACTCCATCCTGCTCTACACCATCATCTCGCCCGAGCTGCGGCGGCTGATGGTGCAGGAGGCGAAGCGCGCCGGGATCCCCACCGTCGACCTTCTCGGCCCGGTGCTGACCCTCATCCAGCGCGTCACCGGCCTGGAGCCCAGGCTGCAAGCCGGCCTGCTCCATCGGCTCGACCAGGAGTACTTCCAGCGGGTCGAGGCGATGGAGTTCGCCGTCCGCTACGACGACGGCCGCGACCCGCGCGGCTTCCGGCTGGCCGACGTGGTGCTGCTGGGCGTCTCCCGCACGTCGAAGACCCCCGTCTGCATGGTCCTCGCCAATCACCGCATCAAGGCGGCCAACCTGCCGCTGGTGCCGGAGGTGGAGTTGCCCCGGGAGATCTTCGAGGTACCGCGTTCCAAGCTCATCGGGCTGACCATCAACCCCGAGCAGCTCCAGGAGATCCGCCGCGAGCGGCTGCGCGCCATCGGCCTGGATCCGTCGGCGCCGTACGGCGACATGGAGCGGATCCTGCGGGAGCTGGAGCACGCGGAGCAGGTCTTCCGCCGCCTCGGCTGCCGGGTGGTCGACGTGAGCAACCGGGCGGTGGAGGAGACCGCCAGCCGCGTCATGCAGATGCTGGGGAAGGAGGACGGGTGATGCTCGAGCGACTGGTCTACCGTTTCGAGGAAGGCAGGGCGTCCATGCGCGACCTGCTGGGGGGGAAGGGGGCCTCCCTCGCCGAGATGACGTATGTGGGCCTCCCCGTGCCGCCGGGTTTCACCCTGACCACCGAGGTCTGCCGCCTTTACAACGCCAACGGCAAGGTGCTCCCCGCCGGCATCCCCGAGGCCATCGAGAGCGAGATACGGGTGCTGGAGGAGAAGACCGGCAAGCGCTTCGGGGCCTCCGAGAAACCGCTCCTGGTCTCGGTCCGTTCCGGCGCGCCGGTCTCCATGCCGGGGATGATGGACACCATCCTCAACCTGGGGCTCCACGACGGCAACGTGGAGGGTTTCGCCCGCGAGA
This Bacillota bacterium DNA region includes the following protein-coding sequences:
- the glyQ gene encoding glycine--tRNA ligase subunit alpha → MSARLYFQDVVLRLHAYWSGRGCVLFEPYDVEKGAGTMNPATFFRVLGPEPWRVAYVEPSRRPVDARYGENPNRLYQHWQYQVILKPSPDDVQELYLGSLEALGIDLRRHDVRFVEDNWEAPTLGAWGLGWEVWLDGMEITQFTYFQQVGGIETHPVSAEITYGLERLTSYIQDVENVFDIAWAPGVSYGEIFREAEVEQSRYSFELAETATLFRLFEAYEQEARRLLEEELPVPAYDYILKCSHTFNLLDARNAISVSERTAYILRIRDLARRAARAWLALREAKGYPLLAAGAVAAAGGTRA
- the glyS gene encoding glycine--tRNA ligase subunit beta gives rise to the protein MSRDFLLEVGVEELPASYVEPGAEQLARLLGEALAEARVEAGEAERWATPRRLAVRFRGLPERQPDREWEVRGPAAAVAFDAQGRPTRAAEGFARSQGVPLEALEVRETPQGAYVFARRQESGLPLVQLLARLVPESLGRIEWPRSMRWGSGNFRFARPIRWCVALLGEEVVPFELAGVRSGRESRGLRRLHPGPVVIPSASDYPGPLEAAGVLADPALRRSRLLQAAREAAREAGGSLVEEAGLVDEVTQLVEWPSILLGRFDPDFLQVPEEVLVTTLRHHQRCFPVRGAHDRLLPLFVAVRNGGGEGAEEVRRGNEKVVRARLSDAAFFWREDLAQRPEAWVERLRGVLFHEGLGSLYDKTERVRRLVGRLAAELGLEPAVRTRAERAAWLAKADLVSRMVYEFPELQGIMGGHYAARSGEPPEVALAIREQYLPGQAGDPVPSSTEGRLLGLADRLDTLAGHFAVGNQPTGSQDPLGLRRQAAGLIAILLESGWPLAVEHLVEEGLALQPVEMEAAARAAVRERLLDFLAARVRVQMAEEGLERDVIDSCLAGGMGTLGDLWRRARAVAAMVDEGRLAADVLTVFRRAANLAGAAERGEPRRERLVEPEERLLFDALEVTEPRLREAAASADYAAYFCLLASLRSALDPFLDRVLVMAEDPDLRANRLALLGWVRRLATLVADLGRLSGERGQLPAA
- a CDS encoding kinase/pyrophosphorylase, with the translated sequence MASGETGQPGQERFTIFVVSDSLGETAEVVARAAASQFAHGRIRIHRIPHADSPEAVRSAIRQASGDHSILLYTIISPELRRLMVQEAKRAGIPTVDLLGPVLTLIQRVTGLEPRLQAGLLHRLDQEYFQRVEAMEFAVRYDDGRDPRGFRLADVVLLGVSRTSKTPVCMVLANHRIKAANLPLVPEVELPREIFEVPRSKLIGLTINPEQLQEIRRERLRAIGLDPSAPYGDMERILRELEHAEQVFRRLGCRVVDVSNRAVEETASRVMQMLGKEDG